In Mycolicibacterium alvei, a single window of DNA contains:
- a CDS encoding type III secretion system chaperone family protein: MSVEKLITDTLDEHELVYHRHDGAHGGLPGLIVELPGERKLKTNTILSVGEHSVRVEAFVCRKPDENFEGVYRFLLKRNRRLYGVAYTLDNVGDIYLVGRMALSSVTADEIDRVLGQVLEAVDSDFNTLLELGFRSSIQKEWEWRVSRGESLKNLKAFEHLIDD; the protein is encoded by the coding sequence ATGAGCGTCGAAAAACTGATCACCGACACCCTCGACGAGCACGAACTCGTCTACCACCGGCATGACGGCGCCCACGGCGGCCTGCCCGGTCTCATCGTCGAACTGCCGGGGGAACGCAAGCTCAAGACCAACACCATTCTGAGCGTCGGCGAGCATTCGGTACGTGTCGAGGCATTCGTGTGCCGCAAACCCGACGAGAACTTCGAAGGTGTCTACCGGTTCCTGCTCAAGCGCAACCGCAGGCTCTACGGGGTCGCCTACACCCTCGACAACGTCGGCGACATCTATCTCGTCGGCCGGATGGCGCTGAGTTCGGTCACCGCCGACGAGATCGACCGGGTGCTCGGCCAGGTGCTCGAAGCCGTCGACTCCGACTTCAACACCTTGCTGGAACTGGGCTTCCGCTCATCCATCCAGAAGGAGTGGGAGTGGCGGGTCTCGCGCGGTGAGTCGCTGAAGAACCTCAAGGCGTTCGAGCACCTGATCGACGATTAG
- the mshA gene encoding D-inositol-3-phosphate glycosyltransferase produces MRLATDLETPRRVAVISVHTSPLAQPGTGDAGGMNVYVLQTALQLARRGVEVEIFTRATSSSDAPVVAVAPGVVVRNVVAGPFEGLDKYDLPTQLCAFTAGVLRAEATHEPGYYDVVHSHYWLSGQVGWLARDRWAVPLVHTAHTLAAVKNAALAAGDLPEPPLRAVGEQQVVDEADRLIVNTEHEVQQLVSLHHADPGRIDVVHPGVDLDVFTPGDRDAARAVLGIARDEQVVAFVGRIQPLKAPDVLLRAAAKLPGVRVLVAGGPSGSGLAEPDTLIRLADELGITDRVTFLPPQSREQLVTVFRAADLVAVPSYSESFGLVAIEAQACGTPVVAAAVGGLPVAVADGVSGALVDGHDVDDWAAAIDEVLQRDPAPLRLAAAAHAAQFSWAHTVDDLLNSYAHAMSDYRSRHRRPAARRAGRRFALRRGVRA; encoded by the coding sequence GTGCGTCTAGCCACGGACCTCGAGACTCCACGCCGAGTTGCGGTCATATCCGTACACACGTCGCCGCTGGCGCAGCCGGGTACCGGTGACGCCGGCGGGATGAATGTCTACGTGCTCCAGACAGCGTTGCAGCTGGCTCGTCGGGGCGTCGAGGTGGAGATTTTCACCAGGGCCACCTCGTCGTCGGATGCCCCGGTGGTGGCGGTGGCGCCCGGCGTGGTGGTGCGCAACGTGGTGGCCGGGCCGTTCGAGGGCCTGGACAAATATGACCTGCCCACCCAGCTGTGCGCGTTCACCGCGGGGGTGTTGCGCGCCGAGGCGACCCACGAACCCGGCTATTACGACGTCGTCCACTCGCATTACTGGCTGTCCGGTCAGGTCGGCTGGCTGGCCCGGGATCGCTGGGCGGTGCCGCTCGTGCACACCGCACACACCCTGGCCGCGGTGAAGAACGCCGCACTGGCCGCCGGTGATCTGCCCGAGCCGCCGCTGCGCGCCGTGGGGGAGCAGCAGGTGGTCGATGAGGCCGACCGGCTCATCGTGAACACCGAACATGAAGTACAGCAACTAGTTTCGCTTCACCACGCCGATCCGGGACGTATCGATGTGGTGCATCCAGGGGTCGACCTGGATGTCTTCACCCCCGGGGATCGCGACGCGGCGCGGGCAGTGCTCGGCATTGCCCGCGACGAGCAGGTGGTCGCGTTCGTGGGCCGCATCCAGCCGCTGAAGGCGCCCGACGTGCTGTTGCGTGCCGCCGCGAAACTGCCCGGGGTCCGGGTGCTGGTCGCCGGTGGGCCCTCCGGCAGCGGCCTGGCCGAGCCCGACACCCTGATTCGTCTGGCCGACGAACTGGGTATCACCGATCGTGTGACGTTCCTGCCCCCGCAATCCCGCGAACAACTGGTCACCGTGTTCCGCGCCGCCGATCTGGTCGCAGTGCCCAGCTACTCCGAATCCTTCGGCCTGGTCGCGATCGAGGCCCAGGCATGTGGGACGCCGGTGGTGGCGGCCGCGGTCGGCGGTCTGCCCGTCGCGGTGGCCGACGGGGTCAGCGGTGCCCTGGTCGACGGGCACGACGTCGACGACTGGGCGGCCGCGATCGACGAGGTGCTGCAGCGCGATCCGGCTCCGTTGCGCCTGGCCGCCGCGGCTCACGCCGCGCAGTTCTCCTGGGCGCACACCGTCGATGACCTGCTGAACAGCTACGCCCACGCGATGAGCGACTACCGGTCCCGGCACCGCAGGCCCGCTGCCCGACGTGCGGGACGCCGGTTCGCGCTGCGCCGGGGGGTGCGGGCATGA